One window of the Pempheris klunzingeri isolate RE-2024b chromosome 10, fPemKlu1.hap1, whole genome shotgun sequence genome contains the following:
- the itga4 gene encoding integrin alpha-4 produces the protein MHRSVRCSLTLSPVLVQVLVLVLVDPAAGYNLDQDHSLEFSGHPSSMFGYSVLLHRHGAHSWLVVGAPTANSSSSSSVRSPGAIYRCSITPESRRCHHMQAEVLSCGKTCEAESDHQWLGVSLSRQPGDNGGHILACAHRWKNVFHSKKDSQNHKLPNGVCYRYGSDLTHGQPIIPCYRDHQRKFGEDYGSCQAGISNFLTEDLIIMGAPGTSYWTGSVLVFNTSSGGMSVYLDDSTEAVSFGSYLGYSVGAGHFLSPATVEVVGGAPQYNQKGKVFIFTTDNNMLRVVSEVSGKELGSYFGSSVCAVDLNADGLSDLLVGAPMATGVTREEGRVHVYINQGQAKLVEAEFQLTGSDAYAARFGETIVDLGDLDDDGYPDVAVGAPQEDDLKGAVYIYNGRKEGVSPTPSQRITGSTLGRDLRMFGQSLSSGIDMDDNGYHDVAVGAFLSDAAVVLRTRPVVQVRASLTLPEQIDQRVALCQEHKTPTVCFNVTVCFNVRSRHFKGAIDLQYNLTSDLLHKPSFPHRFYFHGNGSSNSTRGRVRARPGQLICKTHVAYQKKDVRDIFTPVQFEVSYSHRETSSHKAPSKTFPPLKPILQQSAGHQNTIINQTRFARSCLLVNCSTNMQLSAQLVLPHQQQYFALGSGQTITLKTSLLNSGDDAFLPRLKLRFPSNIQYIKVLQNQDNLVSCDVTQEVNSTTAGVDCSVTSLLLSAQAQLNISFLLDVNHNSTPGDIIIQARASSDNYEREEYLHDNSISLPLLLKYGVNVNIHGFVTPTSFVFGDEDSTPVDCYTERFNYTYKVLNSGPSRSVDTVVDVALPKILTPYRHRLLQVVDWQSSHGVCSISDTTVSVIEDCDPPQASFIKQLIFFFSSTSTRRLFCGRGDEVCERLVCRLGNLEMGVEAVIQLEIRLNPAVLLQAPGRHGIMRLESTAMISNPRDGPHTVVVHQQPVAQVVEAVFTQKPSTPVKIFIIVVSLVLGLLILAALIWCLWKAGFFKRDFQKKKEEQEEFKRDSWDYVPKNDKRESTS, from the exons ATGCATCGCTCAGTGAGGTGCAGCCTGACACTGAGCCCTGTCCTGGTtcaggtcctggtcctggtcctggtcgACCCTGCGGCAGGATACAATCTGGATCAGGACCACAGTCTGGAGTTCAGCGGTCATCCCTCCTCCATGTTTGGATACTCGGTCCTGCTGCATCGTCACGGAGCTCACAGCTG gttGGTTGTTGGAGCCCCGACAGCAAACTCGTCCTCCAGTTCATCGGTTCGATCTCCAGGAGCTATTTACCGCTGCAGCATCACCCCTGAGTCCCGCCGCTGCCACCACATGCAAgctg aggtgCTGAGCTGTGGGAAGACGTGTGAAGCAGAGAGCGATCACCAGTGGCTGGGAGTCAGTCTGTCTAGACAACCGGGAGACAATGGAGGACACATCCTG gcatGTGCTCACCGCTGGAAGAACGTCTTTCACTCAAAAAAAGACAGTCAGAACCACAAGCTGCCTAATGGAGTCTGTTATCGCTACGGCAGCGACCTAACACACGGTCAACCCATCATCCCCTGctacagag ACCACCAGAGGAAGTTCGGTGAGGATTATGGGTCATGTCAGGCTGGTATTTCGAACTTCCTGACGGAG gatCTGATCATCATGGGAGCTCCGGGGACGTCTTATTGGACGGGTTCAGTTCTGGTCTTCAACACGTCCAGCGGAGGGATGTCGGTGTACCTGGACGACAGCACTGAAGCCGTCAGCTTCGGAAGCTACCTGG gtTACTCTGTCGGAGCAGGTCACTTCCTGAGTCCTGCTACTGTAGAGGTGGTGGGCGGAGCTCCGCAATACAACCAGAAGGGCAAG gtcttCATCTTCACGACAGACAACAACATGCTGCGGGTCGTCTCCGAGGTGTCTGGAAAAGAG CTGGGGTCTTACTTCGGCTCCAGTGTGTGTGCGGTGGATCTGAACGCCGATGGTTTGTCAGACCTGTTGGTCGGCGCTCCCATGGCAACAGGCGtcaccagagaggagggaagagtcCATGTGTACATCAACCAGGGTCAG GCGAAGCTGGTGGAGGCAGAGTTTCAGCTGACTGGCAGTGACGCCTACGCCGCCCGGTTTGGAGAGACCATTGTTGACCTGGGAGACCTGGACGACGACGGTTACCCCG atgtagCGGTTGGTGCCCCACAAGAGGACGACCTAAAAGGAGCTGTTTACATTTATAACGGCAGGAAGGAGGGCGTCTCACCAACTCCATCTCAG aggatTACTGGATCCACACTGGGCCGTGACCTCAGGATGTTCGGCCAGTCGCTGAGCTCTGGCATCGACATGGACGACAATGGCTACCACG acgTGGCGGTCGGTGCGTTCCTCTCGGACGCCGCCGTGGTTCTCAG GACCCGTCCGGTGGTTCAGGTGAGAGCATCTCTGACTCTGCCAGAGCAGATCGACCAGCGGGTGGCGCTGTGCCAAGAACACAAGACTCCAACTGTGTGCTTCAATGTAACCGTCTGCTTCAACGTCAGATCCAGACACTTCAAAGGAGCCATAG ATCTTCAATATAACTTGACTTCTGACCTCCTCCATAAGCCATCCTTCCCGCATCGTTTCTATTTCCATGGTAACGGCTCATCCAATAGCACAAGAGGACGTGTGAGAGCACGACCTGGCCAGCTCATATGTAAAACACACGTGGCGTACCAAAAG AAAGACGTGAGGGACATTTTTACTCCGGTCCAGTTCGAGGTTTCCTACAGTCACAGAGAAACGAGCTCCCACAAAGCTCCTTCCAAAACCTTCCCTCCACTAAAACCCATTCTGCAGCAGAGCGCAGGACACCAGAACACAATCATCAATCAG ACTCGGTTCGCTCGTTCCTGTTTGCTGGTGAACTGTTCGACCAACATGCAGCTATCAGCTCAACTAGTGCTGCCAca CCAGCAGCAGTACTTTGCTCTTGGCTCTGGACAGACCATCACGTTAAAAACCTCGCTGCTGAACTCTGGAGACGACGCCTTCCTGCCGCGACTGAAGCTGCGTTTCCCCAGCAACATCCAGTACATCAAAGTACTGCAGAAT caggacaaccTGGTCAGTTGTGACGTCACACAGGAAGTCAACAGCACAACGGCGGGCGTTGACTGCAGCGtcaccagcctcctcctctcagcccAGGCCCAG TTGAATATCAGCTTCTTATTGGACGTTAATCACAACAGCACACCTGGTGACATCATCATTCAGGCCAGGGCCAGCAG tgATAACTATGAGAGGGAGGAGTATCTCCATGACAACTCCATCagtctccctcttcttctcaaATATGGAGTCAACGTCAACATTCACGG TTTTGTGACTCCCACCTCATTTGTGTTTGGGGATGAGGACTCGACTCCAGTTGACTGCTACACCGAAAGATTCAACTACACCTACAAG GTGCTGAACTCTGGTCCCAGCAGGTCCGTGGATACTGTGGTTGACGTCGCTCTGCCGAAGATCCTCACACCTTACCGACACAGACTGCTGCAGGTGGTCGACTGGCAG tcgTCGCACGGCGTGTGTTCAATCAGTGACACAACAGTTTCAGTCATCGAGGACTGTGATCCCCCTCAAGCCTCCTTCATCAAACagctcatcttcttcttctcctccacgtCCACCCGCAgactg ttttgcGGCCGTGGCGATGAGGTGTGTGAACGGCTGGTGTGTCGTCTCGGTAACCTGGAGATGGGGGTGGAAGCCGTGATCCAGCTGGAGATCAGACTGAACCCTGCTGTGCTACTGCAAGCTccg GGTCGTCATGGTATCATGAGGCTGGAGAGCACGGCGATGATCTCAAATCCCAGAGACGGTCCTCACACCGTCGTCGTGCACCAACAACCCGTAGCGCAG GTGGTGGAAGCTGTTTTTACCCAGAAACCTTCAACACCGGTGAAGATCTTCATCATCGTGGTCAGTTTAGTTTTGGGTCTGTTGATCCTGGCTGCTCTCATCTGGTGTCTGTGGAAA GCTGGTTTCTTTAAGCGGGACTtccagaagaagaaggaggagcaggaggagttcAAGAGAGACAGCTGGGATTATGTTCCTAAAAACGACAAAAGAGAAAGCACTTCCTAA